A window of the Fusarium poae strain DAOMC 252244 chromosome 3, whole genome shotgun sequence genome harbors these coding sequences:
- a CDS encoding hypothetical protein (TransMembrane:1 (i21-39o)) gives MDFHNNTTHRLRSDLMDQTTNSLIPYALVTLMAVMVYWSQFTQPKDLLNPRKAFEFSNIPRLKRYMENSNSLEILAAGAARFAEKPYRLFCEWGELTILPPQMIDEIKSDKRFDFGAAASDDNHAYIPGFGALMHDPVMPKVIGRHLTKALAKLTSPLSDEAALVMQSVITDSTEWHTLNLNEHISTIVSRMSSRVFMGEELCRDEGWNNASAYYTRKTFEAMMILCIIPRWLRPYIHWVLPQCREVRRALTAARKELNPHIERREQIKAEALARGEKPPFDDAIEWFAQSGSELPPADCQIALTLAAIHTTTDLLSQTMVNIATYPEVFTALREEIIRVLSEQGLKKTALADLKLMDSFLKETQRMKPILIGWRRRALEDVTLSNGTTVKKGNKVVVTANHMWSDENYNNAKTFDPYRFVPKDNEQMSYLVNTSPNHLGFGHGLHSCPGRWFASNEVKIALCHLLLKYDWKHVDGKRPEPVAFGMAYVANPEAKLLIRRRKEELDLSTLEY, from the exons ATGGATTTTCACAACAATACAACACACCGTCTACGATCGGACCTCATGGATCAGACCACAAATTCACTCATACCATATGCCTTGGTCACTCTAATGGCTGTCATGGTATACTGGTCTCAATTCACACAACCGAAGGATTTGCTCAACCCACGAAAAGCATTTGAGTTCAGCAACATACCACGACTCAAACGATATATGGAAAACAGCAACAGTCTTGAAATTCTTGCTGCTGGGGCCGCGCGATTTGCTGAGAAGCCGTATAGACTGTTTTGCGAATGGGGAGAGTTAACgattcttcctcctcaaaTGATCGACGAAATCAAGAGCGACAAGAGATTTGACTTTGGAGCAGCGGCTAGTGAT GACAATCACGCCTATATTCCTGGATTTGGTGCTCTTATGCATGATCCTGTTATGCCAAAGGTCATCGGACGACACTTGACCAAAGCTTTGG CCAAGCTAACGAGTCCCTTGTCGGATGAAGCCGCCCTAGTTATGCAGAGTGTTATTACTGACTCAACTG AATGGCATACTCTCAATCTTAACGAGCATATCTCGACCATTGTTTCACGCATGTCTTCCCGAGTATTCATGGGTGAAGAACTTTGCCGAGACGAAGGATGGAATAACGCCAGTGCGTACTACACCAGGAAAACGTTCGAGGCCATGATGATTCTCTGCATTATTCCTCGATGGTTGCGACCTTATATCCACTGGGTTCTTCCTCAATGCCGAGAAGTTCGACGAGCATTGACCGCTGCCCGCAAAGAACTAAACCCTCATATTGAACGTCGAGAGCAAATCAAGGCCGAGGCATTGGCCAGAGGAGAGAAACCTCCCTTCGATGATGCGATTGAATGGTTCGCTCAGTCAGGATCGGAACTACCTCCTGCCGATTGCCAAATTGCGCTGACCCTTGCTGCTATCCACACTACTACCGACCTCCTATCGCAGACAATGGTTAACATTGCTACATATCCCGAGGTTTTCACAGCTCTGAGGGAAGAAATCATTCGAGTCCTGTCAGAGCAAGGTTTGAAGAAGACAGCGCTGGCTGATCTCAAACTAATGGATAGCTTCTTGAAGGAGACACAACGGATGAAGCCCATTCTTATAG GATGGAGAAGACGGGCCCTCGAAGACGTTACGCTTTCAAATGGAACAACTGTCAAGAAAGGCAACAAGGTGGTAGTCACAGCCAACCACATGTGGAGTGATGAAAACTACAACAACGCCAAGACATTTGACCCTTACCGGTTTGTTCCAAAGGACAATGAACAAATGTCTTACTTGGTGAATACAAGTCCAAATCACCTCGGATTCGGTCACGGTTTGCACTCTTGCCCGGGACGTTGGTTTGCCTCCAACGAAGTCAAGATCGCACTTTGCCATTTGCTTCTGAAGTATGATTGGAAGCATGTCGATGGCAAGAGGCCTGAGCCCGTGGCCTTTGGCATGGCTTATGTAGCCAACCCTGAAGCAAAGCTACTTATTAGAAGGCGGAAAGAGGAGCTTGATTTGAGTACTTTGGAGTATTGA
- a CDS encoding hypothetical protein (TransMembrane:1 (o300-319i)), with translation MATGNNNADCAPIWGDFVDPGDESKVEYASEPLVRYELGLYYPVCIGEVLVNRYRVEHKLGHGGYSTVWMAHDMVTNEDVALKIMTPGPSGEREYTAQKTITSAVQDTARLLIYQGTFMLPSPFKTTQHRVLVFPLLGPSLRTYASSMSTAARRSSAKQLLQAIKALHDGGIVHRGMLPMQFLSRQTEEDFNPCDTDINSANILYGLAPFKSGTTVSAKYEYLGRPRKVPIPTSRRILKTGELVMPIAPHKSIVKGTITLADFGLAAESGTTVECKFQSPAIYCAPERLHNADPGFASDMWSYMCIFAELFLGVPLFFGSEHTSVVDFMVKCLGPLPLAWRGFYEGRQYNESWYDQNRGPDPRQTLEAKLKRSLYNISPVEQKLVLSILRRGLSYSPEHRFSAGQLLEDASFKELMALHGL, from the coding sequence ATGGCTACTGGAAACAATAATGCGGATTGCGCCCCTATCTGGGGTGATTTTGTTGACCCAGGTGACGAGTCTAAGGTTGAGTATGCATCTGAGCCGTTGGTGCGATACGAACTGGGGCTCTATTATCCAGTCTGCATCGGAGAGGTCCTTGTCAACAGGTACCGTGTTGAGCATAAACTGGGCCATGGCGGCTACTCGACTGTTTGGATGGCTCATGACATGGTTACCAACGAAGATGTCGCTCTCAAGATTATGACGCCTGGGCCTTCCGGCGAGCGAGAGTATACCGCGCAGAAAACAATTACCAGTGCCGTGCAGGACACTGCCCGCCTCTTGATATACCAGGGGACGTTTATGCTGCCCAGCCCCTTCAAGACGACACAACATAGAGTACTGGTTTTTCCCTTGCTCGGCCCTAGCCTGCGGACATATGCCTCTTCTATGTCTACCGCCGCTAGGAGATCGTCTGCCAAACAACTGCTGCAAGCCATTAAGGCCCTACATGACGGTGGAATCGTGCATCGAGGTATGCTGCCCATGCAATTCTTATCGCGTCAAACAGAAGAGGATTTTAACCCATGTGATACAGATATCAACAGCGCCAATATCTTGTATGGACTTGCTCCTTTCAAGAGTGGCACCACCGTATCTGCCAAGTACGAATATCTCGGGCGTCCGCGGAAGGTGCCCATACCTACGTCCAGGCGCATATTGAAAACCGGCGAGCTGGTTATGCCTATAGCTCCGCATAAGTCTATTGTGAAAGGAACTATAACTCTCGCTGACTTTGGACTGGCCGCCGAGTCTGGCACCACCGTGGAGTGCAAATTCCAGTCACCTGCCATCTACTGCGCCCCAGAACGTCTTCACAATGCAGACCCTGGATTTGCCTCCGACATGTGGAGCTATATGTGCATCTTTGCCGAACTTTTTCTAGGCGTTCCCCTGTTCTTCGGCTCAGAGCACACTTCAGTCGTCGACTTTATGGTGAAATGCCTTGGGCCTCTTCCCTTGGCTTGGAGGGGTTTCTATGAAGGCAGGCAATACAACGAGTCATGGTATGACCAGAACAGAGGACCAGATCCTCGTCAAACTCTAGAAGCTAAGCTCAAGCGTTCACTGTATAACATCAGTCCTGTCGAGCAGAAACTCGTGCTCTCGATACTGCGAAGGGGTCTATCGTATTCCCCCGAGCACCGCTTTAGTGCCGGGCAACTTCTCGAGGATGCATCATTCAAAGAGCTGATGGCATTGCATGGGCTTTAG